In Neokomagataea tanensis, one genomic interval encodes:
- a CDS encoding purine-nucleoside phosphorylase — protein sequence MLKWHNFAYFFASILPFLTPDLCHAQTPWPVRVVIVTTFENGADKGDKPGELQLWAEREHLTETISFPGNEHPILSNPEHTEIAIVTGMSLVNAGPSVMALGTDPRFDLTHSYWLVAGIAGIDPKIAPLGSAAWARYVINDVAQSIDSREIPKDWPYGIYPAGAKRPASLNGADVHYGPNAPYPIVFPLNAQLAHWAFEETKQVPLMDTPEMRAYSAGWSSYEATKGKPKVIEGDSFASDLYWHGNYLNQYARDWVKMFTAGKGIFAMSNMEDSAIAASMVRLDHMHKADFKRLMILRTASNYTVPPTGKKAYQSVEEKYPDEGLPAYDAAWHVGSIITHKIMNNWDTFKDNVPD from the coding sequence GTGTTAAAATGGCATAACTTTGCTTATTTCTTTGCAAGTATTCTACCCTTTCTTACACCCGATTTGTGCCATGCACAAACGCCTTGGCCAGTAAGAGTTGTAATCGTAACGACTTTCGAGAACGGTGCCGACAAAGGCGACAAACCCGGCGAGCTTCAACTCTGGGCCGAGCGCGAGCATCTGACCGAGACTATCTCCTTCCCGGGTAACGAACATCCAATTTTGAGTAATCCAGAGCATACCGAAATAGCCATTGTGACTGGTATGTCTCTCGTTAACGCGGGTCCGTCTGTAATGGCCCTTGGAACAGACCCGCGCTTTGACCTTACCCACTCTTATTGGCTGGTAGCAGGCATAGCGGGCATCGATCCAAAGATCGCCCCTTTAGGTTCCGCTGCTTGGGCACGCTACGTTATCAATGATGTCGCACAGTCTATTGATAGCCGCGAAATCCCAAAAGACTGGCCTTATGGCATCTATCCTGCGGGAGCCAAACGGCCCGCCTCCCTAAATGGAGCAGACGTACACTACGGACCGAACGCACCCTACCCCATCGTATTTCCTTTAAATGCCCAATTAGCGCACTGGGCCTTTGAGGAGACCAAACAGGTTCCTCTCATGGATACCCCCGAAATGCGAGCCTACTCAGCGGGATGGTCTTCCTATGAAGCAACCAAAGGAAAACCAAAGGTCATAGAGGGTGACAGCTTTGCATCCGACCTCTATTGGCATGGAAATTACTTGAACCAATACGCCCGTGACTGGGTAAAAATGTTTACAGCTGGCAAAGGGATTTTTGCCATGAGTAATATGGAAGATTCCGCAATCGCTGCCTCCATGGTCCGCCTTGATCATATGCATAAAGCCGATTTCAAACGCTTAATGATATTACGGACAGCCTCCAATTACACAGTTCCACCAACCGGGAAGAAAGCCTACCAAAGCGTAGAGGAGAAATACCCTGATGAAGGCTTGCCCGCCTACGATGCTGCGTGGCATGTAGGCAGTATTATTACTCATAAAATTATGAATAACTGGGATACATTTAAAGATAATGTACCCGATTAA
- a CDS encoding S53 family peptidase → MQKAFRNFLAYVGLIGAGVHCACAASVGTDLKTSEVAPANAAVHFDVTLPLRDSAGLSALVQKLHDPSSPEYHHWLKPSEVLERFGPSPYSLAKAKAALLARGFNVEQEGRTFHITGRAAHVSSTLATSLKVKTLSSGQTHLYTAQKPSLPTDLGDGAILTGLSAHEHVAHPFLQHVKLPASVNNPLNRYSTTGTYWFTDLKQAYGYPAYNATAQTRNGVQKLDGRGATIAILMSSDVLDSDIEAMFTHEKFKEKAGLSANPKLAGRVAVDGGATTSSSALDEASLDVQQALGGAPGANVILYTVPDLSDTHIIDGYTKIINDNKADVVSSSFGGCELFYTAAYNEGVDQTQTLNLEHELFLQGNAQGITFLASSGDESGLECPNLAYLNGENGQFVPSVSTPAADPNVTAVGGTNLVTASSTGSLSSAYLRENAYADPESPYDPDSVGANASGGYWGAGGGVSTIFAAPSYQSGIGINTGSTSNRALPDIGMQVGGCPGLAETPCNGGNTAAEGNGNSERSSVVVYIQGQPSGLIGTSVASPEFSSVVALLVEKSGRQGNLNSYIYQLGHKQSLATSSANAAFHRSIPGYNGVVTNSQPKQSGNAYFNYTVGNGTPIVKNFIGAYTTPAAGAPQSATNP, encoded by the coding sequence ATGCAAAAAGCCTTTCGTAACTTCCTCGCATATGTTGGACTAATCGGAGCGGGTGTGCATTGTGCTTGCGCTGCTTCGGTCGGAACAGACCTGAAAACATCAGAGGTTGCACCAGCTAATGCTGCTGTGCATTTCGATGTTACGCTCCCCCTTAGAGATTCTGCAGGTCTCTCCGCACTTGTGCAAAAATTACATGATCCATCCTCACCTGAATATCACCACTGGCTCAAGCCATCTGAAGTTTTAGAGCGCTTTGGTCCCTCCCCTTATAGTCTTGCAAAAGCAAAAGCCGCTTTGCTTGCGCGTGGTTTCAACGTTGAGCAAGAGGGACGTACTTTCCACATCACAGGCCGTGCCGCTCACGTTAGCTCAACTTTGGCCACCTCATTAAAGGTGAAAACACTCAGTTCCGGGCAAACGCACCTTTACACTGCCCAAAAGCCATCATTACCTACAGACCTAGGAGATGGCGCAATTCTCACAGGTTTGAGCGCTCATGAACATGTTGCACATCCTTTCCTGCAACATGTGAAATTACCCGCGAGTGTAAATAATCCCCTCAATCGTTACTCCACAACCGGTACTTATTGGTTTACGGACCTCAAGCAGGCCTATGGCTATCCTGCGTATAACGCAACGGCGCAAACGCGTAATGGCGTACAAAAGCTGGACGGACGAGGCGCAACAATAGCTATTTTGATGTCATCTGACGTGTTGGACAGTGACATCGAAGCAATGTTCACACATGAAAAATTTAAAGAAAAAGCCGGCCTCTCAGCTAACCCAAAACTTGCTGGCCGCGTTGCCGTTGATGGCGGGGCAACAACCAGCAGTTCAGCCCTTGATGAAGCCTCGCTCGACGTTCAACAAGCACTCGGCGGCGCCCCTGGAGCCAACGTAATACTCTACACCGTGCCTGACTTATCTGACACACACATCATTGACGGTTACACCAAAATTATCAATGACAACAAAGCCGATGTTGTGTCCTCTTCGTTCGGTGGTTGCGAACTGTTCTACACAGCGGCTTACAACGAGGGTGTAGACCAAACACAGACGCTCAACCTTGAGCACGAGCTCTTCCTACAAGGAAATGCACAAGGAATAACCTTTTTGGCATCGTCAGGTGATGAGTCAGGTTTGGAATGCCCCAACCTTGCCTACCTAAACGGTGAGAACGGTCAGTTTGTGCCAAGCGTTTCTACCCCCGCGGCTGACCCAAATGTCACGGCCGTGGGTGGTACAAACCTCGTCACGGCTTCCTCTACAGGCTCGCTGAGTTCTGCTTACCTACGCGAAAATGCTTACGCAGACCCAGAAAGCCCATACGATCCTGATAGCGTCGGCGCTAATGCTTCCGGCGGATACTGGGGCGCAGGCGGTGGCGTATCCACCATTTTCGCGGCACCAAGCTATCAAAGCGGTATTGGCATCAACACAGGATCGACATCCAACCGCGCCTTGCCAGATATCGGCATGCAAGTGGGCGGATGCCCGGGCCTAGCAGAGACGCCTTGCAACGGTGGCAACACCGCAGCAGAAGGTAATGGAAATTCTGAACGCTCTTCAGTCGTTGTCTATATTCAAGGCCAGCCATCTGGCTTGATTGGAACTTCTGTAGCATCTCCAGAATTCTCATCCGTCGTAGCGCTTTTAGTCGAGAAGTCTGGTCGGCAAGGCAATCTGAACTCCTACATTTACCAGCTTGGGCACAAACAATCACTTGCCACAAGCAGTGCTAATGCAGCCTTCCATCGCAGCATCCCTGGATACAATGGCGTTGTTACGAACAGCCAACCCAAGCAATCAGGTAATGCCTACTTTAACTACACCGTAGGAAATGGAACCCCGATTGTGAAAAACTTCATCGGCGCATACACCACGCCAGCCGCTGGAGCACCACAATCCGCCACCAACCCGTAA
- a CDS encoding alpha-amylase family glycosyl hydrolase, with protein MKKSMASLLAAGLLSLAPAQALKNSHPWWESATIYEIYPRSFQDSKGTGLGDLNGISARLDHIKNLGATAIWLTPIYVSPEVDFGYDISDYKNISPSYGNLKDFDRLISEAKKRNIKVIIDLVLNQTSDQNPWFLESKKSKNNPKSNYYIWVDPKGYDKAGKPIPPNNWQNWFGHSAWTYSEPRKQFYYHGYTKEQPDLNWHNPDVKTTMFDVMRFWLDRGVDGVRLDSIFMLYEDPTLKDEPLLLDKNGKITKDAFGENATSQVLQGYQPELHPLMRDIRKLFDSYPGSRVLIGETYGMDINGLDEWYGGAKKDELQLPMDVILGIQDKDNNFVHLDVNLWRKNLSEVSTKIHGNEPLLVIDNHDNLRADRFCSKDFGAAPFANCADIQKMLATVLLASRSSVLMYYGDEIGMTTNTPQRVEDVQDPEGRAGWPKDKGRDAERTPMQWDTSLNAGFSNAKKTWLPVGTSYTSVNVQAEKLDPNSMFNWYKSLIKLKNTNDVIRYGNQDVIESGNPQILSFYRTYDGSRMLVATNFSSQPQQLAVPAKGKVVLQSFVGDVSSKDGYLIPPYGAMILDLSEK; from the coding sequence ATGAAAAAAAGTATGGCGAGTTTATTGGCGGCAGGTCTTTTGTCTTTGGCACCAGCGCAGGCCCTAAAAAATTCCCATCCTTGGTGGGAAAGTGCCACTATTTATGAGATATATCCCCGTTCGTTCCAAGATTCTAAAGGAACAGGGTTAGGAGATTTAAACGGTATCTCAGCGAGATTGGACCACATAAAAAATCTTGGAGCTACGGCAATATGGCTTACGCCTATATATGTTTCTCCGGAAGTCGATTTTGGTTACGATATATCTGATTATAAAAATATTAGCCCAAGTTACGGCAATTTAAAGGATTTTGACCGGCTTATATCGGAGGCTAAAAAACGCAATATTAAAGTCATTATTGATTTGGTTTTAAACCAAACAAGCGATCAGAACCCGTGGTTTTTAGAGTCTAAAAAAAGTAAAAATAATCCGAAATCGAATTATTACATATGGGTCGATCCCAAAGGATACGATAAGGCTGGCAAGCCTATTCCACCGAATAATTGGCAGAACTGGTTTGGACATAGTGCGTGGACGTATAGCGAACCGCGAAAGCAGTTCTACTACCATGGTTATACAAAAGAACAACCGGACCTAAACTGGCATAACCCTGACGTTAAAACGACCATGTTTGATGTCATGCGATTTTGGCTGGATCGTGGAGTTGATGGGGTTCGGCTTGATTCAATTTTCATGCTTTATGAAGATCCGACACTTAAAGACGAACCTCTGCTACTTGATAAAAACGGTAAAATTACAAAAGACGCATTCGGAGAGAATGCTACCAGTCAGGTATTGCAAGGGTATCAGCCCGAACTCCATCCATTAATGCGCGATATTCGTAAATTATTTGATAGTTATCCTGGTTCTCGCGTTTTGATCGGAGAAACTTATGGGATGGATATTAACGGTCTCGATGAATGGTATGGTGGAGCAAAGAAAGACGAACTCCAATTGCCTATGGACGTTATTTTAGGAATCCAAGATAAAGATAATAATTTTGTTCATCTAGATGTAAATTTATGGCGTAAAAATTTGTCAGAAGTTTCAACAAAAATCCATGGGAATGAGCCGTTATTAGTCATTGATAATCATGATAATTTAAGGGCGGATCGTTTTTGCTCTAAAGACTTCGGGGCAGCTCCTTTTGCTAATTGTGCCGATATACAAAAGATGCTGGCTACCGTTCTTCTTGCCTCCCGTTCATCGGTATTGATGTATTACGGGGACGAGATTGGCATGACGACTAATACCCCCCAAAGGGTAGAAGATGTGCAAGACCCGGAGGGGCGTGCGGGCTGGCCTAAAGATAAGGGGCGGGATGCCGAGCGGACGCCAATGCAATGGGATACGTCACTCAATGCAGGGTTTAGTAACGCTAAAAAGACTTGGTTACCTGTAGGAACTTCTTATACGAGCGTAAACGTACAAGCTGAAAAGCTTGATCCCAATTCGATGTTTAATTGGTATAAATCTTTAATTAAATTAAAAAATACGAACGATGTTATACGCTATGGAAATCAAGATGTAATAGAGAGCGGAAATCCACAGATACTATCTTTTTACAGAACGTATGATGGAAGCCGTATGCTTGTTGCTACAAACTTCTCTTCCCAACCTCAACAATTGGCGGTTCCTGCTAAGGGGAAAGTAGTTTTGCAAAGTTTTGTAGGGGATGTCAGTTCTAAAGATGGATATTTGATCCCGCCATATGGGGCTATGATTTTAGATTTATCAGAGAAATAG
- a CDS encoding adenosine deaminase family protein: MKNLKTSTLFFCALSLALVTDKGLAQTQKIEKIYNSIRHDPVQLGMFLQHFPKGADLHLHLSGAVYAESLIEWAAQDGMCFSTKTLDILGHPCTTGQTDEHPASALQNNELLRNIAIDALSMRDFVPDPIDRSGHDHFFATFEHFDALEKDHQGDMLAEVMDRAADNHITYIEPMISPALGKFIQEGFRHPLKGQDFSTAHQQLQPDISTLVNEAKSATDSMERKAHTLLKCGTPQAHPGCAVSVRYLYQTLRTLPPQAVYAQLEGGYALVKSDPRFVGINIVAPEDDAVALRDYSLHMAMFNYLNQIIPDVNLSLHAGELTDQLVPPEELKSHIRQAVEIAGAKRIGHGVDIAYESDADQLMLEMSKKHIMVEINLSSNEQILGIKGDFHPFRLYQKYNVPLSLSTDDEGVSRGNLTKEYTRAALTYNLDYADLKRLSRTGLEYAFLPGESLWQDHTIGKMIKACSADLLSPACRTFVRASDKASAQWSLERQFQAFESSFN; encoded by the coding sequence ATGAAAAACTTAAAAACTTCAACTCTTTTTTTCTGCGCTTTGTCTCTGGCGTTAGTCACAGATAAAGGTTTGGCTCAAACCCAAAAAATTGAGAAAATCTACAACAGCATTCGTCATGATCCTGTCCAATTGGGTATGTTCCTCCAACATTTCCCAAAAGGCGCCGATCTTCACCTGCATTTATCGGGGGCAGTCTATGCTGAAAGCTTGATAGAATGGGCAGCACAGGACGGGATGTGTTTTTCCACCAAAACTTTAGATATCTTGGGCCATCCATGTACAACAGGTCAAACTGACGAGCACCCAGCCTCGGCATTACAAAACAACGAGCTGCTCAGAAACATCGCCATTGATGCTCTCTCTATGCGCGATTTTGTACCTGACCCCATTGACCGCTCCGGCCATGACCATTTTTTTGCAACATTTGAGCATTTTGACGCCTTGGAAAAAGATCATCAAGGCGACATGCTTGCTGAAGTCATGGACCGAGCCGCTGACAACCATATCACTTATATTGAACCCATGATTTCACCTGCTTTAGGTAAATTTATTCAAGAAGGCTTCCGCCACCCCCTCAAGGGGCAAGATTTCTCCACAGCACATCAACAACTTCAACCCGATATATCTACTCTTGTGAATGAGGCAAAAAGCGCAACTGATTCAATGGAGCGCAAAGCACATACACTACTTAAATGCGGCACACCTCAGGCGCATCCCGGCTGCGCAGTTTCAGTCCGCTACTTGTACCAAACTTTGCGCACGCTTCCACCACAAGCCGTATATGCACAGCTCGAAGGTGGTTATGCATTGGTGAAATCAGATCCGCGCTTTGTTGGTATTAATATTGTAGCTCCAGAAGATGATGCCGTTGCACTTCGCGATTACAGTCTACACATGGCCATGTTTAACTACCTTAACCAAATAATACCCGATGTTAACTTAAGCCTACACGCAGGTGAACTCACGGACCAACTTGTCCCGCCAGAAGAATTAAAAAGCCATATTAGGCAAGCTGTAGAAATAGCAGGCGCCAAACGCATAGGCCATGGTGTTGATATTGCATATGAGAGCGATGCTGATCAGCTTATGCTCGAAATGTCCAAGAAACACATAATGGTAGAGATCAATTTGAGCAGCAATGAACAAATACTGGGCATTAAAGGTGATTTTCACCCCTTCAGACTGTACCAAAAATATAATGTCCCTCTTTCATTATCAACCGACGACGAAGGTGTTTCACGAGGGAACCTGACAAAGGAATACACTCGTGCGGCCCTAACCTATAACTTAGATTACGCTGATTTAAAGCGCTTATCTCGGACAGGCTTGGAATATGCATTCCTGCCGGGAGAAAGTCTGTGGCAAGACCACACTATTGGTAAAATGATAAAAGCTTGTTCTGCCGATTTACTAAGCCCAGCATGCCGTACATTTGTACGCGCAAGCGATAAAGCCAGCGCACAGTGGTCGCTTGAACGGCAGTTCCAAGCCTTTGAAAGCAGTTTTAACTAA